The sequence CCACGGAAGTCACGCACGCGGGGCAGAGCCACGGTGACGAAACGGTCCAGGAATTCGTACATTTGAACGCCACGCAGGGTCACCATGCAGCCAATCGCTTGGCCTTCGCGGATCTTGAAACCAGCGATAGCCTTCTTGGCCTTGGTCACCACAGGCTTCTGACCAGCAATCTTGGTCAGGTCAGCCACGGCGTTGTCCATCACCTTCTTGTCGGCCACGGCTTCGCTCACACCCATGTTCAGGGTGATCTTGGTCAGGCGGGGCACTTCCATAGCGGAGGTGTAGCCGAACTTTTCTTTCAGTTCAGCCGCGATCTTTTCGCGATAGAGTTTTTGCAGTCGTGCCATGTGTTACTCCTCAGGCGACCGTGATTTCAGCGCCGCTGGACTTGAACACGCGAGCACGCGTGCCGTCTGCGTTCACCTTGATGCCCACGCGATCGGCCTTGCCGGTCGCAGCATTGAAGATGGCCACGTTGGACTGGTGGATAGGCATGGCCTTTTCCACGATGCCGCCAGTGGTGCCCTTCATGGGGTTTGGCTTGACGTGCTTCTTCACCAGGTTGACGCCGTCCACCACCAGGTGGGAGTCATCCTTGCGCAGTGCAACCACGCCACGCTTGCCTTTGTCACGGCCGGTCAGCACGATGACTTCGTCGCCCTTGCGAATCTTGTTCATGATGTGCTTTCCTTTAGAGAACTTCAGGCGCCAGGGACACGATCTTCATGAACTTTTCGGTACGCAGTTCACGGGTCACGGGGCCAAAGATGCGGGTGCCGATAGGCTCCAGCTTGGCGTTCAGCAGAACGGCGGCATTGCCGTCGAACTTCACGAGCGAGCCGTCTGCACGACGGATGCCCTTGGCAGTGCGCACCACCACAGCGCTGTAGACCTCGCCTTTTTTGACGCGGCCACGCGGAGCGGCTTCTTTGATGCTCACCTTGATGATGTCGCCAACACTTGCGTAGCGACGATGAGAACCGCCCAGCACTTTGATGCACTGGACAGACTTCGCGCCGGTGTTGTCGGCAACCTCTAAACGAGATTCTGTTTGGATCATTTCAATATTCCCAACTTGCTCCAGCTATTCCAACAGCCCCAGAGAACTTCTCAAGGGCTGAACAAAGCAGCCAGTCAGTCTTGGGCCCGTCGTCCACCTCTCGGCTCATTCCGAAAGGCTTCCCGCTGGGCAGAAACTTTCACGCTTTTACACGTGAAGCAGGAGAGTGTCGCAGAAATTCCTTTGCGCGTCAACCCTTTAGCCCGGATTGGACGCAGGATTTGCAGGCCTTGGCGTGAGCACTGCACAGCACGGCAGCAACACCCCAAAAACCAGAGCACCTTCTGCTTTCAGCACCTTGATTTCAAAGGGTTTTAAACGCAAGAGCCAAGGCGCACCAGCGATCAATGCTCCTGTTTTATGCAGGCCCTGGCTACCCAGGCTTGGGCCCTGCCTGCGCCCAGAATTACACCGGCAGATACTGCTGGGCCAGCGCCAGAAAGTCATCCAGGCGCGCATCCTGGCCCAGCTCCTCCTGCACGATGGCCGCCACACGCGGCGCCACCTGGGCCGCCAGGCGCGCATCCAGGAACAGCAGGCGGCTGCGACGCGCCAGCACATCTTCCACGGTGCGGGCGTATTCATGGCGCACGGCAAAGCGCACCATGGCCTCGTCCAGGGCCAGGCCGGGCGCCAGGGCCACGCCCGCACCAGGCAGAGCTTGCACAACCTGGGCCTCGGTGCCGTAGCTGTGCAGGCCCTGCGAGACCGCCATGCTCTGGCGGGTGTTGGTGGCCAAGGCCACGGCAGCGGGCGCCCCCACCAGCGGCAGGTGCACGGTCACACCGCCAGCACGCGCATCCATCAAGCCCCGCGTGAAGCATTCCTTGAGCACGTCTTCGGCCATGGCGCGGTAGGTGGTCCATTTGCCACCGGTGACCGTGACCAGACCCGACTTGCTGGTCAGCACCGTGTGCTCGCGGCTGATGCTCTTGGTGTTCTCACCATCGTCGTCCTGGGGCTTGACCAGGGGACGCAGGCCCACCCAGATGCTGCGGATATCGGCGCGTGTGGGTTGGCGGCTCAGGTAGTTGCCGGCCTCGCGCAAGATGAAATCGACCTCTTCCGGGAAAGCCAGGGGCTCGCGCGCCAGGTCATGGCGCGGGGTGTCCGTGGTGCCCAGGATGACCTTGCCCAGCCATGGCACGGCAAACAGCACGCGGCCATCGGCGGTCTTGGGCACCAGCAGTGCGTGGTCGGAAGGCAGAAAATCACGGTCCACCACCACATGCACGCCCTGGCTGGGCGCCACCATGGGTTTGACGGGCTTGCCCAGCAGTTCGGCATCCTGCTGGCGGAACAGGTCCACCCAGGGGCCTGTGGCATTCACCACGCAGCGCGCCTTCACGGTGAAGCGGCGGCCGGCTTCTGCGTCTTCACAGACCACGCCAGCCACCTTGCCCGCCTCATGCACCAGTTCCTTGGCCGGGCAGTAATTCACCAACAGCGCGCCCTTGGTGGCGGCCGTGCGGGCCAGCGCCAGCGCCAGGCGGGCATCGTCAAACTGGCCGTCCCAGTACTTGACGCCGCCCTTCAGGCCATCGCTGCGCACGGTGGGCAGATAGCGCAAGGTCTTGTCGCGGCTGAGGAATTCGGTGCGACCCAGGCCGTCCTTGCCGGCCAGGGCGTCATACATCTTCAGACCTGCGCCGTAGAACGGCGTATCCAGCAGGCGGTAGGACGGCATCACAAACGGCAGCGGCTGCGCCAGGTGGGGGGCGTTGTTCAGCAGCGTGCTGCGCTCGTGCAAGGCCTCGCGCACCAGGGCGATATTGCCCTGGGCCAGGTAGCGCACCCCGCCATGCACCAATTTGGTGGCGCGCGAGGAAGTGCCCTTGGCGAAGTCATCCGACTCCAGCAACACCACCTTGAAGCCGCGCGCCGCCGCATCCAGCGCCGTACCCAGGCCCGTGGCACCGCCGCCGATGATGGCCAGGTCATAGGTCTCGGGGGCCGCCAGGCGCTCCAGCAAGGCAGCGCGATCAGTCAGCAAGGGGGCTGTGGTGGTGTTCATGGGCAAATTCGAGAATCGTGCCGGAGCACGGTGCGGACTGCACGGGCGACGGCGGTTGCAAGTATTTCTATATTTTCGCTCTTTTTCGGTTTTTGTGCGTATTCACCCGGTTGAATGTTTCGTTTTTGATCGTTATTACCTCAAACATCCACCATACGAAAAAACAAGCGGCCCGCAGCCGCTTGTTTGTACCAGAGCCTGGTGACAGGCTCTCAGCGCACCTTGCCGTTTTTCCAGGCGTTCAACAGGCTGTCATAGGCAATGGTCTCGCCCTTGGGCTTTTCATTGCCCAGCTTTTTCCAGGGCGCGTGCTGGTCGCTGAGCCATTTGCCCGGATCGCCCTTGGGATTGAGCTTGGGCGCGCAATGGGCCATGCCGGCGCGCTGCAGCCGGGCCATGACCTGGTCCATCTCCTCGGCCAGCGTGTCCATGGCGGCCTGGGGCGTTTTCTCCCCCGTCACAGCCTGGGCCACGTTCTTCCACCACAGCTGGGCCAGCTTGGGGTAGTCGGGCACATTGGTGCCGGTGGGCGTCCAGGCCACACGCGCCGGGCTGCGGTAGAACTCCACCAGGCCGCCCAGCTTGGGCGCCATATCGCTCATGGCCTTGGAGCGGATGTCGGATTCACGAATCGGCGTCAGCCCCACCATGGTCTTTTTCAGGCTGGTGGTCTTGGCCGTCACAAACTGGGCGTACAACCAGGCTGCGGCCTTGCGGTTGGCGTCATGGTCTTTGAAGAAGGTCCAGCTGCCCACGTCCTGGTAGCCGTTTTGCATGCCCTGCTTCCAATACGGGCCGTTGGGCCCGGGCGCCATGCGCCATTTGGGCGTGCCGTCGGCATTCACCACCGGCAGGCCGGGCTTGGTCATATCGGCCGTGAACCCCGTGTACCAAAAGATCTGCTGGGCAATATGGCCTTGGGCCGGCACGGGGCCGGACTCGCCAAACGTCATGCCCATGGCCTCCTTGGGCGCGTACTTCTTCATCCAGTCCACATATTTGGTGAGCGCATACACGGCCGCCGGCGAGTTGGTCGCCCCGCCGCGCGAGACCGAGGCCCCCACGGGCGTGCATTTGTCGTCAGCCACGCGAATGCCCCACTCATCCACCGGCATGCCATTGGGAATGCCCTTGTCGGCGCTGCCGGCCATGGACAGCCAGGCATCGGTGAAACGCCAGCCCAGCGAAGGGTCTTTTTTGCCGTAGTCCATATGGCCGTAAATGGGCTTGCCATCGATGTTCTTCACATCGTTGGTGAAGAACTCGGCAATGTCCTCATAGGCGCTCCAGTTCAATGGCACGCCCAGCTCATAGCCGTACTTGGCCTTGAACTTGTCCTTGAGGTCCTTGCGCTCGAACAGGTCGGCACGGAACCAGTAGAGGTTGGCAAACTGCTGATCCGGCAACTGATAGACCTTGCCATCCGGCGCGGTGGTGAAGCTGATGCCGATGAAATCCTTGATGTCCAGACCGGGGGTGCTCCATTCCTTGCCCTCACCGCTCATGTAGTCGGTGAGGTTCATGATCTTGCCGTAGCGGTAGTGGGTGCCGATGAGGTCGGAGTCGGAAATCCAGCCGTCGTAAATGCTCTTGCCCGACTGCATGGAGGTCTGCAGCTTCTCCACCACATCGCCTTCCTGGATCAGGTCATGCGTCACCTTGATGCCGGTGATCTCGGCAAAGGCCTTGGCCAGGGTCTTGCTTTCGTATTCGTGCGTGGTGAGGGTCTCGGACACCACGGAGATTTCCTTCACCCCCTTGGCCTGCAGCTTTTTGGCGGCCTCGATGAACCATTTCATCTCGGCCATCTGCTGGTCCTTGCTCAAGGTGCTGGGCTGGAATTCGCTGTCCACCCACTTCTTGGCCTCGGCTTCGCCCGCCCAGGCGGAATGGCCCGCCACCAATGCCGCAGCGGCAAAGGCAATGGCCCGAAATTGCACGTTCATAGCTGTCTCCTGTTGGTGTCATTCGCAAGCACTCCCCGCCGTCACTCGCATCCAGGCCACGGGAGAGAATCGGGCCTGTTGAAAACCAATACCTACTGCGCAGGCCACCACCCACGCCCACACCGGCGAGCCCCCATCAGGGACAGCGAGCAAGGGCCACCCCGCAGCGAGGCTGTCGTCCCCCTTCCTGGGGGAAGCGGCGCAGCCGCTCAGGGGGTCAGCCTTTTTTCATCACGATGGCCAGCGCCAGCATGGACAGCCCAAAGCTGATCCACACCGATGGCTCTTCAGCCAAGGCAAACCACTGCACCATCTTCTCGCCCAGCCCTACCCAGGTCAGATTGATATAGGCCGCCAGCAGCAGCCCCATGAACAAGCGATCTCCGCGCGTGGTAGCCATGGGCAACCAGCCCTTGCGCAGCGTGGTGGGCGACTTGATCTCCCACCATGTCATCCCCACCAGCATCAGCGCGATGCAGACAAAAAACACCGCCACCGGCGTGGTCCAGGCCATCCAGGAAAACATGGTCAAACCCTCCCCATGGCAAAGCCCTTGGCGATGTAATGCCGCACAAACCAGATCACCACCGCACCCGGCAGAATGGTCAGCACGCCGGCCGCCGCCAGCGTGGCCCAGTCCATGCCCGAGGCACTCACCGTGCGCGTCATGGTGGCCACAATGGGCTTGGCATTCACACTGGTCAGCGTGCGCGCCAGCAGCAATTCCACCCAGCTGAACATGAAGCAAAAAAAGGCCGCCACGCCCACACCGGCCTTGATCAGCGGCAGAAAGATGGTGAGGAAAAAGCGCGGGAAGCTGTAGCCATCGATGTATGCGGTCTCATCAATCTCGCGCGGTATGCCGCTCATGAATCCTTCCAGAATCCACACCGCCAGCGGCACGTTGAACAGCAAATGCGCCAGCGCCACGGCAAGATGTGTATCCATCAGCCCCACCGTGGTGTAGAGCTGAAAAAACGGCAGCAAAAACACGGCAGGCGGCGTCATGCGGTTGGTCAGCAGCCAGAAGAACACATGCTTGTCGCCCAGAAAGCGGTAGCGCGAAAAAGCATAGGCCGCAGGCAGGGCCACCGTCAGTGAAATCACGGTGTTGATGGCCACATAGATCAGGCTGTTGATATAGCCCGAATACCAGGATGGGTCGGTGAAGATGGTGCGGTAGTTGTCCCAGGTGAAATGCTGGGGCCACAGCGAAAAGCTGGACAGAATCTCCTCATTGGTCTTGAAGCTCATGTTCACCATCCAGTAGATGGGCAGCACGGCAAACACCAGGTAGAGCAGCAGAAACAGGCTGCGCTTGTGAATGCGACGCTCAGTCATGGCCCACCTCCGGGCTTTGGGTGCCCACGCGCTGCATCCAGTTGTAGAGGATGAAGCACAGCAGCAAGATGATGAGAAAGTAGATCAGCGAGAACGCTGCGGCAGGCCCCAGGTCGAACTGGCCCACGGCTTTTTGCGTCAGGTACTGGGAGAGAAAGGTGGTGGCATTGCCCGGCCCGCCACCGGTGAGCACAAAGGGCTCGGTGTAGATCATGAAGCTGTCCATGAAGCGCAGCAGCACGGCAATCATCAGCACCCCGCGCATCTTGGGCAGCTGGATATAGCGAAACACCGCCCATTTGCTGGCCCCGTCGATGCGGGCAGCCTGGTAGTAGGCGTCGGGTATGGAGCGCAGGCCGGCATAGCCCAGCAAGGCCACCAAGGGCGTCCAGTGCCAGACATCCATGACCAGCACCGTCAGCCAGGCATCCAGGGCATGGCCGGTGTAGCTGTAGTCCACACCCAGGCCGTTGAGTGCTGCACCCAGCAGGCCGATGTCCGAGCGGCCATAGATTTGCCAGATGGTACCCACCACATTCCACGGAATCAGCAGCGACAGCGCCACCACCACCAGCACGGCCGAGGCCTTCCAGCCCTGGGCCGGCATGGACAGGGCCAGGGCAATGCCCAGCGGAATCTCCACCGCCAGCACCGCCAGCGAAAAGCCCAGCTGGCGCCACAGCGCGGCATGCAGCTCTTCGTCGCGCATCACGGCGGCAAACCACTCGGTGCCGACAAACACGCGCCGCTCGGGGCTGATGATGTCTTGCACCGAGTAATTCACCACCGTCATCAAGGGTACGATGGCCGAGAAGGCCACGCACAGCATCACCGGCAGGATCAGCAGCCAGGCGCGCTGGTTCACCGGTTTGTTCGACGGGTTCATGCCAGCAGCTCCTCATTGCGGTAGTAGCAGGTGTGCGGGCCCAGCAGCTGCAGCCACACGGTCTGCCCCACGGCGGGCAGTGGCGTGCCTGCGGCAAAGCGGGCCTTGAGCACCTGGCCGGCGGCCTGGGCGCTCAGCAGCGCGTGGGTGCCCAGGTCTTGCACCTTCAGCACCTGGGCAGGCAAGGCGCCGGGGGCTTGGGGCTGCGCCAGCCGCAGGTATTCCGGCCGGATACCCAGTTGCAAGGACTGTGGCTGCATGCCGGCGGCGGCCTGCAGCACCTGGGCCATGGGCATGGACTGCTGCCCCACCCACATGGCGCCATCACGGCATTGCAGGGGCAAAAAATTCATGCCGGGCGAGCCTATGAAATGCCCCGCAAAGGCATGGCTGGGTCGCTCGAACAAGGCATCCGGCGCGCCCAGCTGCATCACCCGCCCGCGCGACATCACCACCACCTGCTCAGCAAAGGTCAGCGCCTCCACCTGGTCGTGGGTGACGTAGATCAGCGTAAGCTTGAGCTCCTGGTGGATCTGTTTGAGCTTGCGCCGCAGCTGCCATTTCAGGTGCGGGTCGATCACGGTGAGTGGTTCGTCAAACAGCACGGCCGCCACGTCCGAGCGCACCAGGCCACGGCCCAGCGAGATCTTCTGCTTGGTGTCCGCCGCCAGACCGGCAGCACGCTGATCCAGCTGCGCACTGAGCTCCAGCATCTCGGCAATAACGCCCACGCGCTGGCGGATTTCGACCTCGGGCACTTGGCGGTTGCGCAACGGAAACGCCAGGTTCTCGGCCACGGTCATGGTGTCGTAGATCACCGGGAACTGAAACACCTGGGCGATGTTGCGCTGCTGCGGGCTGTCGCGCGTCACATCACGGCCATCGAACAGCACCTGGCCCTGCGAGGGCGCCAGCAGGCCGGACATGATGTTCAGCAGCGTGGTCTTGCCGCAGCCCGAGGGTCCCAGCAGCGCATAGGCTCCACCGTCGGCAAATTCCATCTGCAGCGGCAGCAGGGCGTAGTCGCTGTCCTGCTGCGGGTGGGGGTGATAGGCATGGGCCAGATCCAGGGTAATGCGTGCCATGGCTTAGCTCCTGCTTTCGGCCTGTGGCAGCTGCAGCAAACCGCCGCCGCTGCCATCCGGTTGTTCGCTCTCAAACACATAGCAATCCAAGGGTGACAGGTACACGCTGATGGCCTGGTTGATCTCTACCTGGTGCACCCCCGTCAGCTGCGCCACCCAATCCCCCCAGGGCAGCTGTACGTGGACAAAAGTGTCGGAGCCCGAGATTTCCGCCAGATGCACCTGGCCGCGCAGCTGCACATCGCCGGGCGCGGCCTGCAGCCGCAGCGCATGGGCGCGCACCCCCAGCACCGCCATGCTCTGGCCCTGGGCCAAGGGCTGGAGCAGGTCCAGCACACTGCCATCGGGCAGCTGCAATTGCCTGCCGCCCTGGGCCAGTTGCACCGGCGCCAGGTTGATGGGGGGATCGCTGAATGCCCGGGCCACACGCAACGAGCACGGCGCATGGAACACCTGGGCCGTGGGGCCGTATTGCAGCAGCTCGCCCGCATCCAGCACGGCGGTATAGCCGCCCAGCAGCAAGGCCTCGCCCGGCTCGGTGGTGGCATAGACCACGGTGGAGCGACCGACCTCAAACAGCTGGCCCAGCTCGTCACGCAGGCCTTCACGCAGCTTGTAGTCCAAGTTCACCAAGGGCTCGTCCAGCAGCATCAGCGGGGCATCTTTGGCCAAGGCCCTGGCCAGGGCCACGCGCTGCTGCTGGCCGCCCGAGAGCTCGGCCGGCAAGCGTTCCAGAAAGCCATCAATGTGCAAACGCTTTGCCAGCGCGCGTACCTTGCTATCAATGTCTTGGTCTCCGCGCAGCCTCAACGGCGAGGCAATGTTGTCGGCCACCGTCATCGCCGGGTAGTTGATGAACTGCTGGTAGACCATGGCCACATTGCGCTGGCGCACGGGCATGCCGGTCACGTCCTGCCCATCCACCAGCACGCGGCCGCTGGTGGGGGCGTCCAGCCCGGCCATGATGCGCATCAGGCTGGTCTTGCCCGCCTGGGTGGCGCCCAGCAGCACCGTGACGGCATGGCTTTGCAGGGCCAGACTCAAGGGGTAGAGCCAGGTCTGCCCCCAACGCGCTGCTCCACGTTTTCCAGCACCAGCTGCATCGCCACCTCTCTGCTCCGCACCGGGAGCCCATGTGTACTTGCACGTCGTTGAAAGCTGTTGCTTTCGGTTTGCATGAGTTTTTGTTCTTTTTCGCCACTACCCCATAGAAAATTACCCTAGGCCATGTTCGTTTTACTTCGGTCTACATTGCGCATACATGCCGCAGGTGTGCTGCTGCGTGCGCTATAAAGCTGCCGGGTTTGCTTTTTTCCCCTTTGCCCCACCCTTACCTTTTTGCGCCGTGAATTCCAATCCCCGCCAACTGCAACTGCTCGAAGAAGTCCGTCAACGCCAATCCGCCACCGTGGAGCAGTTGGCCGACATCCTGGGGGTGACCCTGCAGACCGTGCGCCGTGACGTGCAGAAGATGGCGGACATGGGCCTGTTGGTGCGTTTTCACGGCGGTGTGCGCATGCCCAGCGCCACCGTGGAGAACATCGCCCACCCGCAGCGCCTGACCATGAATGCAGAGGGCAAGACCCGCATCGCCCAGGCCGTGGCCCAGTCCATCCCCAATGGTTGCTCGCTGATCCTCAACATCGGCACCACCACCGAGGCCGTGGCCAAGGCGCTCTTACGCCACCAGGGTCTGCGCGTCATCACCAACAACCTGAACGTGGCCGCCATCCTCAGCAGCAATGCGGACTGCGAAGTCATCGTCGCCGGTGGCGTGGTGCGCACGCGCGACCGCGGCATCGTGGGGGAGGCGGCGGTGGACTTCATGCGCCAGTTCAAGGTGGACATTGCCGTGATCGGCATCTCTGCCATCGAGGCCGACGGCACGCTGCGCGACTTCGACCTGCGTGAGGTGAAAGTGGCGCAAACCATCATCCAGCAGTCGCGCGAGGTCTGGCTGGCGGCCGACCACAGCAAGTTCGACCGCCAGGCCATGGTGCAGCTGGCCACGCTGCAGCAGGTGGACCGGCTGTTCACCGATGCGCCGCCACCGGCCCACTTCATTCCCTTGCTGGAACAGGCCGAGGTGGAGTACACCGTGGCCGGCCAGAGCTGACGCGGCCTCCGGAGGCTTGCGGGCAGCACCTAGCGGCATGCCGCGCTTTTGCCTCTATCCTCTCTCCATGAAGACCGATCTGCTTGCCGCCTCGGGCCCTGGCACGGCCACCCACCGCATTCGCCCCGCCCAGCCGGCCGATGCCGCAGGCATCAGCGCCCTGCTGCACGGCATGGGCTGGTTTGCCGCCTATGAAGGCCGCAGCGCGGCCCAGAATGTCGAGGCCGTGCAGGCCCTGCTGCAGGCCCAAGCCCAGACCGATCGCAGCCTGCTGCTGGTGGCCGAAGACGAGCAGCAGCAGATTCATGGCTACTGCGCCGTGCACTGGCTGCCCGCAGCCATCATCCGGGGCTGGGAAGCCTATCTGAGCGAGCTGTTTGTGGCCGACACCGCACGCGGGCTGGGCCTGGGCAGCCGCTTGCTGGATACCGCCGTGCAGGCCGCACGCCAGCAAGGCTGTGCGCGCATCTGGCTGGTGAACAACCGCCAGCGCAGCTCCTACGAGCGCGGTTTCTACGCCAAGCTGGGCTGGAGCGAACAGGTCCAGATGGCCCGCTTTGTACTGCCTTTGACGGCACCTTAAGTTGCGCGCTGCCGCTGGCAGCGCCTGGAAGACACCCTCTTATGACGACCTATCTGCTTGCCCTGGACCAGGGTACCTCCAGCTCCCGCTCCATTGTTTTTGACGCCCAGGGTCGCCTGGTGGCCTCGGCCCAGCTGGAGCTGCCCCAGATCTACCCGCGCCCGGGCTGGGTGGAGCATGACCCGCGCGAAATCTGGCGCACCCAGCTGAGTACAGCCAAAGAGGCCCTGGCCAAGGCCGGCCTCACGGCCCGTGACATCCGCGCCGTGGGCATTACCAACCAGCGTGAGA comes from Comamonas sp. GB3 AK4-5 and encodes:
- a CDS encoding DeoR/GlpR family DNA-binding transcription regulator, coding for MNSNPRQLQLLEEVRQRQSATVEQLADILGVTLQTVRRDVQKMADMGLLVRFHGGVRMPSATVENIAHPQRLTMNAEGKTRIAQAVAQSIPNGCSLILNIGTTTEAVAKALLRHQGLRVITNNLNVAAILSSNADCEVIVAGGVVRTRDRGIVGEAAVDFMRQFKVDIAVIGISAIEADGTLRDFDLREVKVAQTIIQQSREVWLAADHSKFDRQAMVQLATLQQVDRLFTDAPPPAHFIPLLEQAEVEYTVAGQS
- the rplN gene encoding 50S ribosomal protein L14, producing the protein MIQTESRLEVADNTGAKSVQCIKVLGGSHRRYASVGDIIKVSIKEAAPRGRVKKGEVYSAVVVRTAKGIRRADGSLVKFDGNAAVLLNAKLEPIGTRIFGPVTRELRTEKFMKIVSLAPEVL
- a CDS encoding DUF2160 domain-containing protein; translated protein: MFSWMAWTTPVAVFFVCIALMLVGMTWWEIKSPTTLRKGWLPMATTRGDRLFMGLLLAAYINLTWVGLGEKMVQWFALAEEPSVWISFGLSMLALAIVMKKG
- a CDS encoding ABC transporter substrate-binding protein, yielding MNVQFRAIAFAAAALVAGHSAWAGEAEAKKWVDSEFQPSTLSKDQQMAEMKWFIEAAKKLQAKGVKEISVVSETLTTHEYESKTLAKAFAEITGIKVTHDLIQEGDVVEKLQTSMQSGKSIYDGWISDSDLIGTHYRYGKIMNLTDYMSGEGKEWSTPGLDIKDFIGISFTTAPDGKVYQLPDQQFANLYWFRADLFERKDLKDKFKAKYGYELGVPLNWSAYEDIAEFFTNDVKNIDGKPIYGHMDYGKKDPSLGWRFTDAWLSMAGSADKGIPNGMPVDEWGIRVADDKCTPVGASVSRGGATNSPAAVYALTKYVDWMKKYAPKEAMGMTFGESGPVPAQGHIAQQIFWYTGFTADMTKPGLPVVNADGTPKWRMAPGPNGPYWKQGMQNGYQDVGSWTFFKDHDANRKAAAWLYAQFVTAKTTSLKKTMVGLTPIRESDIRSKAMSDMAPKLGGLVEFYRSPARVAWTPTGTNVPDYPKLAQLWWKNVAQAVTGEKTPQAAMDTLAEEMDQVMARLQRAGMAHCAPKLNPKGDPGKWLSDQHAPWKKLGNEKPKGETIAYDSLLNAWKNGKVR
- a CDS encoding GNAT family N-acetyltransferase — encoded protein: MKTDLLAASGPGTATHRIRPAQPADAAGISALLHGMGWFAAYEGRSAAQNVEAVQALLQAQAQTDRSLLLVAEDEQQQIHGYCAVHWLPAAIIRGWEAYLSELFVADTARGLGLGSRLLDTAVQAARQQGCARIWLVNNRQRSSYERGFYAKLGWSEQVQMARFVLPLTAP
- a CDS encoding carbohydrate ABC transporter permease, with amino-acid sequence MNPSNKPVNQRAWLLILPVMLCVAFSAIVPLMTVVNYSVQDIISPERRVFVGTEWFAAVMRDEELHAALWRQLGFSLAVLAVEIPLGIALALSMPAQGWKASAVLVVVALSLLIPWNVVGTIWQIYGRSDIGLLGAALNGLGVDYSYTGHALDAWLTVLVMDVWHWTPLVALLGYAGLRSIPDAYYQAARIDGASKWAVFRYIQLPKMRGVLMIAVLLRFMDSFMIYTEPFVLTGGGPGNATTFLSQYLTQKAVGQFDLGPAAAFSLIYFLIILLLCFILYNWMQRVGTQSPEVGHD
- a CDS encoding carbohydrate ABC transporter permease → MTERRIHKRSLFLLLYLVFAVLPIYWMVNMSFKTNEEILSSFSLWPQHFTWDNYRTIFTDPSWYSGYINSLIYVAINTVISLTVALPAAYAFSRYRFLGDKHVFFWLLTNRMTPPAVFLLPFFQLYTTVGLMDTHLAVALAHLLFNVPLAVWILEGFMSGIPREIDETAYIDGYSFPRFFLTIFLPLIKAGVGVAAFFCFMFSWVELLLARTLTSVNAKPIVATMTRTVSASGMDWATLAAAGVLTILPGAVVIWFVRHYIAKGFAMGRV
- the rplE gene encoding 50S ribosomal protein L5; amino-acid sequence: MARLQKLYREKIAAELKEKFGYTSAMEVPRLTKITLNMGVSEAVADKKVMDNAVADLTKIAGQKPVVTKAKKAIAGFKIREGQAIGCMVTLRGVQMYEFLDRFVTVALPRVRDFRGISGRSFDGRGNYNVGVKEQIIFPEIEYDKVDALRGLNISITTSAKNDEECKALLAAFKFPFKN
- a CDS encoding ABC transporter ATP-binding protein — encoded protein: MARITLDLAHAYHPHPQQDSDYALLPLQMEFADGGAYALLGPSGCGKTTLLNIMSGLLAPSQGQVLFDGRDVTRDSPQQRNIAQVFQFPVIYDTMTVAENLAFPLRNRQVPEVEIRQRVGVIAEMLELSAQLDQRAAGLAADTKQKISLGRGLVRSDVAAVLFDEPLTVIDPHLKWQLRRKLKQIHQELKLTLIYVTHDQVEALTFAEQVVVMSRGRVMQLGAPDALFERPSHAFAGHFIGSPGMNFLPLQCRDGAMWVGQQSMPMAQVLQAAAGMQPQSLQLGIRPEYLRLAQPQAPGALPAQVLKVQDLGTHALLSAQAAGQVLKARFAAGTPLPAVGQTVWLQLLGPHTCYYRNEELLA
- a CDS encoding glycerol-3-phosphate dehydrogenase/oxidase; translation: MNTTTAPLLTDRAALLERLAAPETYDLAIIGGGATGLGTALDAAARGFKVVLLESDDFAKGTSSRATKLVHGGVRYLAQGNIALVREALHERSTLLNNAPHLAQPLPFVMPSYRLLDTPFYGAGLKMYDALAGKDGLGRTEFLSRDKTLRYLPTVRSDGLKGGVKYWDGQFDDARLALALARTAATKGALLVNYCPAKELVHEAGKVAGVVCEDAEAGRRFTVKARCVVNATGPWVDLFRQQDAELLGKPVKPMVAPSQGVHVVVDRDFLPSDHALLVPKTADGRVLFAVPWLGKVILGTTDTPRHDLAREPLAFPEEVDFILREAGNYLSRQPTRADIRSIWVGLRPLVKPQDDDGENTKSISREHTVLTSKSGLVTVTGGKWTTYRAMAEDVLKECFTRGLMDARAGGVTVHLPLVGAPAAVALATNTRQSMAVSQGLHSYGTEAQVVQALPGAGVALAPGLALDEAMVRFAVRHEYARTVEDVLARRSRLLFLDARLAAQVAPRVAAIVQEELGQDARLDDFLALAQQYLPV
- the rplX gene encoding 50S ribosomal protein L24, with translation MNKIRKGDEVIVLTGRDKGKRGVVALRKDDSHLVVDGVNLVKKHVKPNPMKGTTGGIVEKAMPIHQSNVAIFNAATGKADRVGIKVNADGTRARVFKSSGAEITVA